A segment of the Streptomyces sp. Tu 2975 genome:
TCAAGGCCTTCCGCTCCCGCCACGCCCGCCTCGTGGAGAACGGTGAGGACGACGACGCCGTCGAGCGGCTCGCCCGGCTCGTCCGCCCGTTCCTGCTGCGCCGTAAGAAGTCCGACCCGGGCATCGTGCCCGAGCTGCCCCCGAAGACGGAGTCGGATCATCCGGTACCGCTCACCCGTGAGCAGGCGTCCCTCTACGAGGCAGTGGTGCGGGAGACGATGGCGGCGATCGAGGCCTCGGAGGGCATCGCGCGCCGTGGCCTGGTGATGAAGCTGCTCACGGCCCTCAAGCAGATCTGCAACCATCCCGCCCAGTTCCTCAAGGAGTCCGGCGAGGGCCGGGGTACCGGGGCCGCGTCGCTGAGTGGTGGAGATCCCCGTGGCGGCGCGCGATCCGGGAGCGGTGGTGGCGCCGTGGTCCGACTGGCCGGTCGCTCGGGGAAGCTGGCTCTCCTCGACGAGCTTCTCGAGACCATCCTGTCCGAGGACGGCTCCGTGCTCGTCTTCACGCAGTACGTGTCCATGGCCCGCCTGCTCTCCGCGCATCTCACCTCCCGCGCGATCCCCAGCCAGCTGCTCCACGGCGGGACACCCGTAGCCGAGCGCGAGCGCATGGTCGACCGCTTCCAGTCGGGAGAGGTGCCGGTGTTCATCCTGTCGCTCAAGGCGGCAGGCACCGGGCTGAACCTCACCAGGGCCGGTCATGTGATCCACTACGACCGCTGGTGGAACCCTGCCGTCGAGGAGCAGGCCACCGACCGCGCCTACCGCATCGGCCAGACGCAGCCCGTGCAGGTCCACCGGCTCGTCACCGAGGGCACGGTCGAGGACCGCATCGCGGAGATGCTCGCTTCCAAGCGCGCCCTGGCGGACGCGGTGCTGGGATCCGGAGAGGCGGCGCTGACCGAGCTCACCGACCGTGAACTGTCCGACCTCGTCTCCCTGCGGAGGCTCTCATGACCCCCCGCGCGCACGGTGGCTCCCGCTCCCGGCCGGGAGCGCCGGCCGGCCCCCAACACGACGATCAGCGCCGGACGTTCCCCCCGATCGAACCGCTCGCCGGCGAGGACCCGGCCACGACATGGTGGGGCAACGCCTGGGTGGAGGCGCTCGAGGACGCCGCCCTCGACCCCGCCCGTCTGGTGCGCGGCCGTGCATACGCCGCCCGGGGAAACGTCGCCGCGATCACGGTGACGCCCGGCAAGGTCATGGCGTACGTACAGGGCAGCAGGCCCCGTCCGTACCGCACGGAGATCCGCCTGCGTACGCTCACCGACGACGACTGGGACGACTTCCTCGCCGCGGCGGCGTCACGGCCCGACCACATGGCGGCGCTTCTCGACAAGGACGTCCCGCAGACGCTGGCGGCCGCCGTCGAACTGCTGCCGACACCTGGGGACCTGATCCCCGACTGCTCCTGCCCGGACGACGGCTACCCCTGCAAGCACGCTGCCGCCCTCTGCTACCAGACCGCCAGGCTGCTGGACGAGGACCCGTTCGTGCTGTTCCTCATGCGCGGCCGGGGAGAACGGGAGATCCTCGCTGCGCTCTCCCGCCGCAACGCGGCCCGTTCAGCGGCCGAGCACACCGCAGCCGCAGCCACGGCCCCCCAGGCCACCGTGCCCGCGAGCGAGGCCGTCGCTCCCGGCACCGTACGGCCGCCCCTGCCGCCGCCCTTCCCGGCACCGCGGCGTGCGGGCCGCCCACCGGCCTACCCGCACGCGCCCGGCGCCCCCGACCCGCTCGCCCTGGACCTGCTGGCCTGTGAGGCGGCCGCCCGCGCCCACACCCTCCTCACCACCGGCCGCGACCCCGTCGCAGCGCTCACCCGGTGGCAGGACGCCGTCCGGCTGGCAGCCGCCCACCCCGGCTCCGGGCTGACCGCCTCCACCCGCGCCCTCTACCGCGACCTCGCGGCCGCGGCCGACCGCACGCCCACCGACCTGGCACGCGCCGTCGCCGCGTGGCGTCAGGGCGGTCCCGCGGCCCTCTCCGCCCTGGAAGAGCCGTGGGATCCGCCCGCCGGTCCCTTCGACCGGGCGCGCCCCGCCCTGGCGGCCGCGGACTTCCCCGGCTTCAGGCCCTGGCGCAACCAGCTCTCCACCCGCTCGCTCCAGCTGAGGCTCGGCCGTGACGGCCTCTGGTACGGGTACGAGTCGGACCCCGACCGCGAGGACTGGTGGCCGCGCGGAACCCCCGACACCGACCCCGTCGGAGCGCTGGCCGCGCTCCTCGGCAGATGACGCCGTTACGGCGGCCACGTGACGGCACCACGGCCGCCCATGACGGCGCGGCGTCCGGCCGACAGAGGGCGGGCGGCGTCAGAAGTCCGCCAGCGTCGGTTCGTCGAGCCTGGCGACCGAGTCCTGGCCGTACGCGGCGACGTACGCGTCACGGATCCTTTCGATCTGCGGGTCGCGGGTAGGCGCCTCGGCCGTCGGATACAGCAGGACGAGTTCGTACGAACGCTCCCGCTCGACCACGCCGTTGGAGTCCCGCCACTGGCCGCGGCCCTCCTGGATCGTCAGCCCGTCAGGGAACCGGGGCGTGACGCTGCGGTCGACGAACGCCATGAACTGCGCGTCCGTCACGTCAGGCCCGCCGTCCGGCCGCTCCGTGCCGAAGAACAGCCGGGTCTCGAGGTATGCCTCACCACGCGCCGTCACCGCTGCCGTCGCACGAGGCTTCGCGGCCGCTTGGTCCTCCAGCGTCGCCTGCGCGGCCGGTGCGCCGACGGTCAGCACGGCGACCGCCGCGCCCGCGGCGGCGAGCAGCGTGCGCCGCGCCCGGTTCTGCTTCTGCCTCTGGCCCTGGCTCCGGCTCTGCGTGAAGGTCGGCACGGTGCGGCACCCTTTCGTGGAATCGCGGCCCGGCACTCGCCGGTGCAGCTCACTGTGGCCACCGGCAGGTCCGTTCGCCCGCCGAACACCGGCTCCGACCGGATTCCACCCGCACGAGGACCGCGGCGCGGGCGGCCGGAGCAGGGCCGGAGCAGCCGGCAGGCCGACAGGCCGACCGGTGGCGCCGGGGAGTCGGGCGGAGAAGTCGGGTAGGACGGGGACGGACCGACCCTGGACATCGACGGAGGAGCACCGGGATGACTTCAGCGGAGCGTGCGGATCGTCCGCCCGCAGCGGATCTCGTGATCGCGGGCTGCACCGTGCTGGTGCACGACGAGGGTGACGACGGCGGCGGCCGGATCGACTTCGTCGACGACGCGGCGGTCGTGGTCCGCGACGGCGTCATCGACGCCGTGACCACGGCCGCGGCCGTCGCGGCCCTCCCTGCCGCGGAACGCATCGACGGCAAGGGCCAGGTGGCCATGCCCGGGCTGATCAACTGCCACACCCACTCGCCGATGGTCGCCCTGCGCGGCATCGCGGAGGACCTGCCGGTGGAGGAGTGGTTCAACGACTGGATCTGGCCCATCGAGTCCAACCTCACGGAGTCGGTCGTCGAACTGGGCGCCCTGCTGGCCTGCGCGGAGATGATCAGCGGCGGCGTCACCACCTTCGCCGACCACTACTTCGCCATGGACCGGGTCGCCGCGGCGGTCACCCGGAGCGGCATGCGGGCGAACCTGGGTTGGGGCTACTTCTCCAGCCAGGGCGCGGAAGGACGCGAGCGTTCCCTCGACTTCGCCCTTCGCGCGGCCGGTGCGGCGGACGGCCGGATCACCACGTCCCTCGCGCCGCACGCCCCGTACACAGTGGATGACGAGGACCTCGCCGCCACCGCCCGGCTCGCCCGCGAGCACGGCCTCATGGTCCACCTTCACGCGGCCGAGAACAGGGCGCAGACCGACCACAGCGTCGAACGGCACGGGCTCACACCCGTCGAAGTGCTCGAGCGGACCGGGCTGCTGGAGACCGATCTGCTCATCGCGCACGGCACCGGGATCACGGACGGGGACCTGTCGGTGCTGCGGCGCGCCACGGGCCGGATCGCGGTGGCCACCGCACCGCGCGGCTACCTCAAATTCGGCTGGGACACGACCCCGATCCGGGCGCTCGCGTCGATCGGCCTGCCGGTCGGGCTGGCGACGGACGGCGCCGCCTCCAACAACACTCTCGACGTGTGGGAGTCCATGACGCTCACCGCGCTCGTACAGAAGTCGACGGAGCGCGACCCGGCCTGGCTGACCGCACGACAGGCGCTCGACCATGCCACCGCACAGAGCGCCCGGGCGCTGGGACTCGACGACCGCATCGGGGCGCTTGCCCCGGGCAGACGGGCGGACCTGATCCTGGTGGACCTCACCGGACCGCACACCCTGCCCCTGCACGACCACGCCGCGACCCTGGTGCACAGCGCGCGCTCCTCGGACGTACGCACGACGATCGTGGACGGCAGGGTGCTGATGCGCGACCGCCGTCTGCTCACCCTCGACGTGCCCGCCATCGCCGCCGAACTGGCCCGTGAGCTGCCCGCGTTGACGCGGCGGCGACAGGGCCGGCGCATCCAGGAGTACGACGGTTAGCACGGCCGGAAGGTGGCGAGCCCGTCGAAACTTCGCACACCCGATGGGGTGAATGCCTCGTTCAGCAGAACCGATGTGGCCGCACGGCGTTAATTCCGGTGCGGGCGAGTGTCCCGCGGGTTTCTCTTCTGAAGGCAGGCAACCATGAGGCAGGTTCACCGAAAGGGCCTGGCGACCGTGATGCTCACGGGCGGCGCACTGGCCATGGCCACCGGCTACGCCCAGGCGGACGCGGGTGCGCACGGCACCGCCGCCGGATCGCCCGGTGTGCTCTCCGGCAACGGGGTCCAGCTTCCCGTGCACGTCCCAGTGAATGTGTGCGGCAACACGGTAAACGTCGTCGGACTGCTCAACCCGGCGGCGGGGAACTCCTGCGTCAACGAGTCGCACGGCGAGCACAGCGGCAAGGACGGCAAGGGCGGCAACGGCGGCAACGGCGGCAACGGCGGCGAGAACGGCAGCGAGAGCGGCTCGCAGGGCGACGGTTCTGGCGCCCACAACGGCGGCGGCGCCCACGCGGACGGCGAGACGGCGGGCTCGCCCGGCGTCCTGTCCGGCAACGGCGTGCAGCTCCCTGTGGACCTGCCGGTCAATGTGAGCGGCAACTCCGTGAACGTCGTCGGCATCGGCAACCCCGCCACCGGCAACACCTCGGTGAACGACTCCTCCGAGCCGCCGGCCGAGGAGAAGCCGACCACCCCGCCGAAGGCCACGGAGTCCGAGCAGCCGGCCGCGCCCGAGGCGCCGGCGCCCGCCCCGCAGCCCGCCGGGTCGTCGCTCGCCCACACCGGTTCCGACGAACTGGCGTTCGCGGTGCCCGCCGGCGCGACGATGATCCTCGGCGGCCTTGTGCTGTACCGCCGGTTCCGCCCTTCCCAGGGGTCCTAGGGCGTCCCCGGAGCGCCGGGCCCGGACGCCGGTCCCAGCAGCCCTGGTTCCGGCTCCTGGGACACGGTCCTGAGAGGCCCCCCGGCGTCCTGGGCCGTCCCGGCCTCGTGCGGGTGCCGTCTCCAGGACGCCAGCACGGCATCGATCTCCCCGGCCAACCGGGCGCGCGCCTCATTGCGGGCCACCCCCGCCATCAACAGGGCGTCGTAAGCCGTGTCGAGGTGCCGCACGGACGCGCGCACCGCGGCCGTGACGGCTCCCTCCTCCAGGGAGCGGCCCGCCGCCGTGCGCCCCACCCGCCCACTGCCCCGGGCGGAGGCGTGGGCCGCGATCCCGGCGGCGCGCTCCTCGGGGCAGCCTGGGAACAGCTGCCGTATCCGCGCGGCCAGTTCGGCGGCGAGGCGGACGTCCGCGGCGGCCCGGCGGGCCGCGTCCCGCTCACGGCGGCGCAGCCGGACCTCGGCGTCGGCGAGGCACGCCGATTCCGCTCGGGCGAGTGCGCGCTCCTCGACGAGCAGCCCCTGGCGCTCATAGCGGCCACGGCGGCGGTTGCGCCGGACCACCACCGCCCACAGGGCACTCGCCTCCCTCGCCCGCCGGGTCAGCGCGGCGTCACCCCGGGGCAGGTACACGAGGTGGCCGAGATCGGCGCAGTCGAGACAGAACGGCACGCCGGACTCGACAAGATGCATCGGCAGCGGGCCCCTGCGGCACTCGGCGCAGTGCCTGCCCTTGAGCGGCTGGATCACCACCAGGTCCATGTCCCGTTGGTACCCGGCGGATACGCTCCGATCCCATGACGCTCAACTGTGCCGTACTCGACGACTATCAGGATGTCGCGCTGTCCATGGCCGACTGGTCATCACTCGAGGGCAGTGTCGAAGTGCGCTCATTCCAAGAGCACTTCGGCTCGGAGGAGGAAGTGGCCGCGGCGGTCGGCGACTGCGAGATCCTGGTCGTGATGCGGGAGCGGACACCCTTCCCCGCGTCCCTTCTCGACCGGCTGCCACGTCTGCGGCTCCTGATCACCTCGGGCATGCGCAACGCGTCGATCGACCTCGAAGCCGCGGCCCGCAACGGCGTGACCGTGTGCGGCACCGCCAGCAATTCGGAGCCGCCCACCGAACTGACGTGGGCGCTCATCCTCGGACTGGCGCGCCATGTGGTCCCGGAGAGCGGCGCCCTGCGCGACGGGGGCCCGTGGCAGTCCACGGTCGGAGCGGACCTGCACGGCCGTACGCTCGCGCTCGTCGGCCTCGGGAAGATCGGTGCGAAGGTGGCCGCCGTCGGCCGGGCCTTCGGCATGGACGTCCTGGCATGGAGCAGGAACCTCACCGAGGAGCACGCCGCCGAACACGGCGTCCGGCGTGCCGGGTCGCTCGGGGAGCTGCTCGAGGCCGGCGACTTCGTCTCGGTGCACCTGCAACTCGGCGAGCGCACCCGGGGACTGATCGGCGCCGGGGAGCTGAAGCGGATGCGGCGGACCGCCTACCTCGTCAACACCTCACGGGCCGCGATCGTCGATCAGCAGGCGCTGGTGCCGGCCCTGCGCGAGGGCTGGATCGCCGGGGCGGGCGCCGACGTCTTCGACGAGGAACCGCTGCCCGCCGGCCATCCGCTGCGCACTGCCCCGAACTTCCTCGGTCTGCCTCACCTCGGCTACGTCACCCGCCGCAACTACGAGGGGTACTTCGGGGAGGCGGTCGAGGACATCGCCGCCTACCTCGCGGGCAGTCCCGTCCGTACCCTGGCGGCGCCCTCCTGACGGCTTCCGTCCTTTTCGGGGCCGGATCAGGGCGAGTCCCTAGCGCACGCTCGGCGCCGCCGCACCGATGAACTCCGACAGCGTCTCCCGCGCCTGCTCGGACCGGAGCGAGCGGTCCGATTCGTCGGGTGCCTCGTGCAGACAGTTGGTGAGCTCGAACGCCGACGCCGCCAGCGCCAGGGCCTGCGGGTCGTCACACACCAACTGGACCCGGATCAAGGC
Coding sequences within it:
- a CDS encoding DUF2293 domain-containing protein, producing MDLVVIQPLKGRHCAECRRGPLPMHLVESGVPFCLDCADLGHLVYLPRGDAALTRRAREASALWAVVVRRNRRRGRYERQGLLVEERALARAESACLADAEVRLRRRERDAARRAAADVRLAAELAARIRQLFPGCPEERAAGIAAHASARGSGRVGRTAAGRSLEEGAVTAAVRASVRHLDTAYDALLMAGVARNEARARLAGEIDAVLASWRRHPHEAGTAQDAGGPLRTVSQEPEPGLLGPASGPGAPGTP
- a CDS encoding amidohydrolase; translated protein: MTSAERADRPPAADLVIAGCTVLVHDEGDDGGGRIDFVDDAAVVVRDGVIDAVTTAAAVAALPAAERIDGKGQVAMPGLINCHTHSPMVALRGIAEDLPVEEWFNDWIWPIESNLTESVVELGALLACAEMISGGVTTFADHYFAMDRVAAAVTRSGMRANLGWGYFSSQGAEGRERSLDFALRAAGAADGRITTSLAPHAPYTVDDEDLAATARLAREHGLMVHLHAAENRAQTDHSVERHGLTPVEVLERTGLLETDLLIAHGTGITDGDLSVLRRATGRIAVATAPRGYLKFGWDTTPIRALASIGLPVGLATDGAASNNTLDVWESMTLTALVQKSTERDPAWLTARQALDHATAQSARALGLDDRIGALAPGRRADLILVDLTGPHTLPLHDHAATLVHSARSSDVRTTIVDGRVLMRDRRLLTLDVPAIAAELARELPALTRRRQGRRIQEYDG
- a CDS encoding D-2-hydroxyacid dehydrogenase family protein, with product MTLNCAVLDDYQDVALSMADWSSLEGSVEVRSFQEHFGSEEEVAAAVGDCEILVVMRERTPFPASLLDRLPRLRLLITSGMRNASIDLEAAARNGVTVCGTASNSEPPTELTWALILGLARHVVPESGALRDGGPWQSTVGADLHGRTLALVGLGKIGAKVAAVGRAFGMDVLAWSRNLTEEHAAEHGVRRAGSLGELLEAGDFVSVHLQLGERTRGLIGAGELKRMRRTAYLVNTSRAAIVDQQALVPALREGWIAGAGADVFDEEPLPAGHPLRTAPNFLGLPHLGYVTRRNYEGYFGEAVEDIAAYLAGSPVRTLAAPS
- a CDS encoding DUF3574 domain-containing protein, producing MPTFTQSRSQGQRQKQNRARRTLLAAAGAAVAVLTVGAPAAQATLEDQAAAKPRATAAVTARGEAYLETRLFFGTERPDGGPDVTDAQFMAFVDRSVTPRFPDGLTIQEGRGQWRDSNGVVERERSYELVLLYPTAEAPTRDPQIERIRDAYVAAYGQDSVARLDEPTLADF
- a CDS encoding chaplin, translating into MRQVHRKGLATVMLTGGALAMATGYAQADAGAHGTAAGSPGVLSGNGVQLPVHVPVNVCGNTVNVVGLLNPAAGNSCVNESHGEHSGKDGKGGNGGNGGNGGENGSESGSQGDGSGAHNGGGAHADGETAGSPGVLSGNGVQLPVDLPVNVSGNSVNVVGIGNPATGNTSVNDSSEPPAEEKPTTPPKATESEQPAAPEAPAPAPQPAGSSLAHTGSDELAFAVPAGATMILGGLVLYRRFRPSQGS
- a CDS encoding SWIM zinc finger family protein, giving the protein MTPRAHGGSRSRPGAPAGPQHDDQRRTFPPIEPLAGEDPATTWWGNAWVEALEDAALDPARLVRGRAYAARGNVAAITVTPGKVMAYVQGSRPRPYRTEIRLRTLTDDDWDDFLAAAASRPDHMAALLDKDVPQTLAAAVELLPTPGDLIPDCSCPDDGYPCKHAAALCYQTARLLDEDPFVLFLMRGRGEREILAALSRRNAARSAAEHTAAAATAPQATVPASEAVAPGTVRPPLPPPFPAPRRAGRPPAYPHAPGAPDPLALDLLACEAAARAHTLLTTGRDPVAALTRWQDAVRLAAAHPGSGLTASTRALYRDLAAAADRTPTDLARAVAAWRQGGPAALSALEEPWDPPAGPFDRARPALAAADFPGFRPWRNQLSTRSLQLRLGRDGLWYGYESDPDREDWWPRGTPDTDPVGALAALLGR